One genomic window of Kaistia geumhonensis includes the following:
- a CDS encoding carbohydrate ABC transporter permease, which produces MTLAENGQAAVAAGSAPATARRRPRGYQKRGVLPWHLNLVRFIILVMAAAGVIFPILVFLGNSLKTDGDFLANPLGWPRSFAFGNYVEAWQMANMSVLILNSLVVSLVTVALTIALTSMMAYGLVTYRFRGRNVILLSVLVMLTIPVQIYIIPLYVIAINLQIVNTRLGVILPYTAAAMPLALVLFRNYFLELPAALSEAARLDGCSRFGIYWRIIMPLSRPAIGAVAIFTFVSAWNEFFLALVFLQNKAIQTLPLGMQVFAISEYQTNYPLLFSAISIGMAPMIVVYLLMQRQFISGLAGGALKG; this is translated from the coding sequence ATGACCCTCGCCGAAAATGGCCAGGCGGCCGTAGCCGCAGGCAGCGCCCCCGCCACAGCGCGCCGCCGGCCGCGCGGCTACCAGAAGCGTGGCGTCCTGCCCTGGCACCTCAATCTCGTACGCTTCATCATCCTGGTGATGGCGGCGGCCGGGGTGATCTTCCCGATCCTCGTCTTCCTCGGCAACTCGCTGAAGACCGACGGCGATTTCCTCGCCAATCCGCTCGGCTGGCCGCGGAGCTTCGCCTTCGGCAACTATGTCGAGGCCTGGCAGATGGCGAACATGAGCGTGCTCATTCTGAACTCGCTGGTCGTCTCGCTGGTCACGGTCGCGCTCACCATCGCCCTCACCTCGATGATGGCCTACGGCCTCGTCACCTACCGCTTCCGCGGCCGCAACGTGATCCTGCTCAGCGTCCTGGTGATGCTGACGATCCCGGTGCAGATCTACATCATCCCGCTCTACGTGATCGCCATCAACCTGCAGATCGTCAACACGCGGCTCGGCGTGATCCTGCCCTATACCGCGGCGGCCATGCCACTGGCGCTGGTCCTTTTCCGCAACTACTTCCTCGAGCTACCGGCGGCGCTCTCGGAGGCGGCGCGTCTCGATGGCTGCAGCCGCTTCGGCATCTACTGGCGCATCATCATGCCGCTGTCGCGGCCGGCGATCGGCGCCGTCGCGATCTTCACGTTCGTCAGCGCCTGGAACGAGTTCTTCCTCGCCCTCGTCTTCCTTCAGAACAAGGCGATCCAGACGCTGCCGCTCGGCATGCAGGTCTTCGCCATCAGCGAATACCAGACCAACTACCCCCTTCTCTTCTCGGCGATCTCGATCGGCATGGCGCCGATGATCGTCGTCTACCTCCTGATGCAACGGCAGTTCATTTCGGGACTGGCCGGCGGAGCCTTGAAAGGATGA